A window from Candidatus Micrarchaeia archaeon encodes these proteins:
- a CDS encoding DUF2283 domain-containing protein, with protein MVKFNVDYDRNNDNLFLFNAKNKSIFTLEFGNFDIDLNKKGEIVGLEFTNASKFFYILLKNNSALTSIHKVKTFLKNTKNSKIIMNNLRKGTIINIFLETETANVSTNLTIPKFADKKEIQVILN; from the coding sequence ATGGTAAAATTTAATGTTGATTATGATAGAAATAATGATAATTTATTTTTGTTTAATGCAAAAAATAAATCTATTTTTACTTTAGAATTTGGTAATTTTGATATTGATTTAAATAAAAAAGGGGAAATTGTAGGCTTAGAATTTACGAATGCTTCTAAATTTTTTTATATTTTATTGAAAAATAATTCTGCTTTAACTTCTATTCATAAAGTTAAAACTTTCCTTAAAAATACAAAAAATTCAAAAATTATAATGAATAATTTAAGAAAGGGTACGATAATAAATATATTTTTAGAAACTGAAACTGCGAATGTTTCAACAAATTTGACTATACCCAAATTTGCAGATAAAAAAGAAATTCAAGTAATTTTAAATTAA
- the radA gene encoding DNA repair and recombination protein RadA, translated as MTDIVVTKKLKDLPGVGPATAKKLEDAGYDIQKIAVASPHELGEVAGLGVETAKKTIAGARDALEMGFETADMIMERRRDIKKITTGSEELDNLLGGGIETMAITEFYGKFGSGKCVSKNTPVFFFNSHEPYINEIEEIYEKYKTEEVPYEEGVITKPKRDIWVMSLDASGKPKKSKVTEMYKEKINEIWSLKTNRGSSLELTLNHPLLTIDEQGLKWVPFGDLKKGSYIATPQGFDYTTASNQISEEEAYFLGVFVAEGTANPLSITNFDEKIVDKVQSFLKNKFGKKGTYDSKKRILLYKDTKRVLGGLADTNSFTKYVPKNVLNADKQRIAAFLSGYLDGDGCINNSISFCTASKKLASDLLYLLARLGIKSTLSMRRNKYYRVFVTDNISKYKFKQLLEQSVKNTGELESFSKAETHGIPTKYFSVILKRVHNKLSGSRRRNGNYSKKGFYKKELFSLFWNYIAKTPVTGVVTKDTCQKAYEHYLVKIRNMREIEEKIINKEYGELLSWFNELPFKTSDIRQKMKIKRSTFQNYMTRNMPEDIKEPIADVLKQMINKIVTDDELKRDMKTLEILANKPIAWEKIVEVNHNEYEGNIYDVHVEGTHNFIGGLKPLWLHNSQLGFQTSVTVQKSKEEGGLEGGVLFIDSENTFRPERITQIAEAQGMDPEEVLRNIHVARAVNSDHQMILVEKADELIKHNNIKLLIIDSLTSHFRSDYSGRGSLSERQQKLNTHIHTLQKLADANNLAVIITNQVMDNPGILFGDPTIPIGGHVLAHASTYRVYLRRSKGDKRVARLVDSPSMPDAECVFTVSEKGITD; from the coding sequence ATGACAGATATTGTAGTTACTAAAAAATTAAAGGACTTACCTGGGGTAGGCCCTGCTACTGCTAAAAAATTAGAAGATGCAGGTTATGATATTCAAAAAATAGCTGTTGCTTCCCCCCATGAATTAGGAGAAGTAGCTGGATTAGGAGTAGAAACAGCTAAAAAAACAATAGCTGGAGCAAGAGATGCTTTAGAAATGGGTTTTGAAACAGCGGATATGATTATGGAAAGAAGAAGAGACATTAAAAAAATAACAACAGGTTCAGAAGAGTTAGATAATTTATTAGGTGGTGGAATAGAGACAATGGCTATTACAGAATTTTATGGTAAATTTGGTTCTGGAAAATGTGTTTCAAAAAATACTCCTGTTTTCTTTTTCAATAGTCATGAACCATATATTAATGAAATAGAAGAGATATATGAAAAATACAAAACAGAAGAAGTTCCTTATGAAGAAGGAGTTATAACTAAACCTAAAAGAGATATTTGGGTAATGAGTTTAGATGCTTCTGGAAAGCCTAAAAAAAGTAAAGTAACTGAGATGTATAAAGAGAAAATTAATGAGATTTGGTCATTGAAAACAAATAGAGGTTCTAGTTTAGAATTAACACTCAATCATCCCTTATTAACTATTGATGAACAAGGATTGAAATGGGTACCATTTGGTGATTTGAAAAAAGGAAGTTATATAGCAACTCCTCAAGGATTTGATTATACTACTGCAAGTAATCAAATTAGTGAAGAAGAAGCATATTTTCTTGGTGTTTTCGTAGCAGAAGGAACTGCCAATCCATTAAGTATTACAAATTTTGATGAAAAAATAGTGGATAAAGTGCAAAGTTTTCTCAAAAATAAATTTGGAAAAAAAGGAACATATGATAGTAAAAAAAGAATCTTGTTATATAAAGATACTAAAAGAGTGTTAGGAGGATTAGCAGATACAAATTCTTTTACAAAATATGTTCCTAAGAATGTACTAAATGCAGATAAACAAAGAATAGCTGCATTTTTAAGTGGATATCTTGATGGAGATGGATGTATTAATAATTCAATAAGTTTTTGTACCGCATCTAAAAAATTAGCTAGTGATTTATTATATTTATTAGCAAGGTTGGGAATAAAATCAACACTATCTATGAGAAGAAACAAATATTATAGAGTATTTGTTACTGATAATATAAGTAAATATAAATTCAAACAATTGCTTGAACAAAGTGTTAAAAATACTGGAGAGTTAGAATCATTTTCTAAAGCAGAGACACATGGAATCCCAACAAAATATTTTTCTGTCATTTTAAAGAGAGTACATAATAAACTTTCGGGAAGTAGAAGAAGAAATGGCAATTATTCTAAAAAAGGATTTTATAAAAAAGAATTATTTTCTTTATTTTGGAATTATATCGCTAAAACTCCAGTTACAGGAGTAGTTACAAAAGATACTTGCCAAAAAGCATACGAGCATTATTTAGTTAAAATAAGAAATATGAGAGAGATAGAAGAAAAAATAATTAATAAAGAATATGGGGAATTGCTTTCTTGGTTTAACGAATTGCCTTTTAAAACTTCAGATATAAGACAAAAAATGAAAATTAAGAGATCAACTTTCCAAAATTATATGACTAGAAATATGCCAGAGGATATAAAAGAACCAATTGCAGACGTATTAAAACAAATGATTAATAAAATAGTAACAGATGATGAATTAAAAAGGGATATGAAAACACTTGAAATACTTGCAAATAAACCAATTGCTTGGGAAAAAATAGTAGAAGTAAATCATAATGAATATGAAGGAAATATATATGATGTTCATGTTGAAGGAACACATAATTTTATAGGCGGATTAAAACCACTGTGGCTCCATAATTCACAACTAGGTTTTCAAACTAGTGTAACTGTTCAAAAATCAAAAGAAGAAGGAGGATTAGAAGGTGGAGTATTATTTATTGATTCTGAAAATACTTTTAGGCCTGAAAGAATAACTCAAATAGCAGAAGCTCAAGGAATGGATCCTGAAGAAGTATTAAGAAATATACATGTAGCAAGAGCAGTTAATTCAGATCACCAAATGATATTAGTGGAAAAAGCAGATGAATTAATTAAACATAATAATATTAAGTTATTAATTATAGATTCTTTAACTTCTCATTTTAGATCTGATTATTCTGGAAGAGGCTCTTTAAGTGAAAGACAGCAAAAATTAAATACACATATCCATACACTGCAGAAATTGGCAGATGCTAATAATCTAGCAGTTATAATAACAAATCAAGTAATGGATAATCCAGGAATTTTATTTGGAGATCCAACAATTCCTATTGGAGGACATGTTTTGGCTCACGCTTCTACATATAGAGTATATTTAAGAAGAAGTAAGGGAGATAAAAGAGTTGCAAGATTAGTTGATTCGCCTTCAATGCCAGATGCAGAATGTGTTTTCACAGTTTCTGAAAAAGGGATTACAGACTAA
- a CDS encoding AAA family ATPase yields the protein MKMIFIYGSPAVGKLTVAKEIAKLTDFKLFHNHLTVDLVKSLFPFRSKNFMKLLEKLRLDIIEHIAKEDIANIIFTFCYAPSEDKEFVNNIYNIIKKYNGQIYFVHLYSNKDELIKRVNSESRKEYKKINEETVLLKDLQTYDYYTKIDFVESLEIDNSYVSAKETAMKIIKHFNLKEEKNETNTRL from the coding sequence ATGAAAATGATTTTTATTTATGGATCACCAGCAGTGGGAAAATTAACTGTTGCAAAAGAAATAGCTAAATTAACAGATTTTAAATTATTTCATAATCATTTAACTGTTGATTTAGTAAAATCTTTATTTCCTTTTAGATCTAAAAATTTTATGAAACTTCTTGAAAAATTAAGATTAGATATAATAGAGCATATCGCTAAAGAGGATATCGCAAATATCATTTTTACTTTTTGTTATGCCCCAAGTGAAGATAAGGAATTTGTAAATAATATATATAACATAATTAAAAAATATAATGGACAGATCTATTTTGTACATTTATATAGTAATAAAGATGAATTAATCAAAAGAGTTAATTCTGAATCTAGAAAAGAATACAAAAAAATAAATGAGGAAACAGTTTTATTAAAAGATTTACAAACATATGATTATTATACTAAAATAGATTTTGTTGAAAGTTTAGAAATTGATAATTCTTACGTTTCTGCAAAAGAAACAGCAATGAAAATAATAAAACATTTTAATTTAAAAGAGGAAAAAAATGAAACTAATACCAGACTCTGA
- a CDS encoding DUF736 family protein, whose amino-acid sequence MKKNISDFESEDSQKKGTKPDFRIVQIDKDQEGETNFRNVGAMWKNISKAGKEFYTLKIGDLRLLVFKNE is encoded by the coding sequence ATGAAAAAAAATATATCTGATTTTGAGTCTGAGGACTCACAAAAAAAGGGTACAAAACCAGATTTTAGAATTGTACAAATTGATAAAGACCAAGAAGGAGAAACAAATTTTAGAAACGTAGGTGCAATGTGGAAAAACATTTCAAAAGCAGGCAAGGAATTTTATACCTTAAAAATAGGTGATTTGAGACTTTTAGTTTTCAAAAATGAATAA
- a CDS encoding type II toxin-antitoxin system VapC family toxin translates to MYLDSNVFIHAVLNNQEKGKKARKIISDLNDNRISASTSILSFDEAIWVIMKNRGGKKLKEYWEAFLKIPNLKILDMNRNVALKVGNYLELGFKPADSIHLALMFEYGIDIIVSEDKHFDRIKGITRKSI, encoded by the coding sequence ATGTATCTTGATTCAAATGTTTTTATTCATGCTGTTTTGAATAATCAGGAAAAAGGCAAAAAAGCAAGAAAGATAATTTCAGACTTAAATGATAATAGAATTTCTGCGAGTACAAGTATTCTATCTTTCGATGAAGCAATCTGGGTAATAATGAAAAACAGAGGAGGAAAAAAATTAAAAGAATATTGGGAAGCATTTCTTAAAATACCCAATCTTAAAATATTAGATATGAATAGAAATGTTGCTTTAAAAGTAGGTAATTATTTAGAACTTGGTTTCAAACCTGCAGATTCTATTCATCTTGCCCTCATGTTTGAATATGGTATTGATATTATTGTTTCAGAAGACAAGCATTTTGACAGAATAAAAGGAATAACAAGAAAAAGTATTTAA
- a CDS encoding sugar phosphate nucleotidyltransferase, whose product MEKPKVIFLCAGKGTRLLELTHEIPKPLIEVGEKPLLIHLMNMYSHYGFNEFIVHVGHMKEQIIDWFKFNDYPKDWQIQFSEESYSTNTSGGILKASKLAGNFNNIMVSYGDDLANVNVKELYNFHLNHNKKATLTSVQPYSAFGVLKFNINNPNLIQEFKEKPKLDDWINAGFLVLKKEVIDYLKEGEDLSKTTLPLLAKENELMAYKHPGFWMDIGTYKDVLTARELWNSGKKPWVLQ is encoded by the coding sequence ATGGAAAAACCAAAAGTAATATTTTTATGTGCAGGAAAAGGGACTCGTTTATTAGAATTAACACATGAAATTCCAAAACCTTTAATTGAAGTGGGTGAAAAACCTCTTTTAATTCATTTAATGAATATGTATTCTCATTATGGATTTAATGAATTTATTGTTCATGTTGGACATATGAAAGAACAGATTATTGACTGGTTTAAATTTAATGATTATCCTAAAGATTGGCAAATACAATTTTCAGAAGAATCTTATTCAACAAATACAAGCGGAGGAATTTTAAAAGCTTCTAAATTAGCAGGAAATTTCAATAATATAATGGTTTCATATGGAGATGATTTAGCTAATGTTAATGTAAAAGAGTTATATAATTTTCATTTAAATCATAATAAAAAAGCAACTTTAACTTCAGTTCAACCATATTCTGCTTTTGGGGTTTTAAAATTTAATATAAATAATCCAAATTTAATACAAGAATTTAAAGAAAAACCAAAATTAGATGATTGGATAAACGCAGGATTTTTAGTACTTAAAAAAGAAGTTATTGATTATTTAAAAGAAGGAGAAGATTTATCAAAAACAACTTTACCTTTATTAGCAAAAGAAAATGAGCTTATGGCATATAAACACCCTGGTTTTTGGATGGATATTGGAACATATAAAGATGTTTTAACAGCAAGAGAACTTTGGAATTCAGGAAAAAAGCCTTGGGTATTACAATAA